One region of Gossypium raimondii isolate GPD5lz chromosome 6, ASM2569854v1, whole genome shotgun sequence genomic DNA includes:
- the LOC105772624 gene encoding katanin p80 WD40 repeat-containing subunit B1 homolog KTN80.1 isoform X1: MAKRGYKLQEFVAHTANVNCLSMGKKTRRLFITGGDDHKVNVWSIGKPTSLMSLCGHTSPVESLAFDLAEVFVLAGASTGVIKLWDLEETKMVRGLTAHRSNCTAMEFHPFGEFFASGSMDTNLKIWDIRKKGCIHTYKGHTRGISTIQFTPDGRWVVSGGFDNVVKVWDLTAGKLLNEFKFHEGHIRSIDFHPLEFLLATGSADGTVKFWDLETFELIGSSRPEATGVCSITFHPDGKTLFCGLDDGLKVYSWEPVVCHDSLDIRWSTLGDLCINEGKLLGFSYYRNSVGVWGADVSHIEPYGRNDHSEKKFNLEGSYSSEKAGSGMRSTLGSRPLSLDYETKEIKNIYVDTAGSNTIAAPKDGSLSSTEVVLPLDAGEISNPEAEEQSPGTGVNAKSNGQSGNNPVVKETTNSGKESITFSRTKPGMLLRPVHARKPSVNKFEVEKLSAVVESGRLDTAMDKNSRTSLVLEDGAKKPCDEKDSNIETVTEKPEKMLSPQTPSNQETRNESLDHNKGSNSVKFVNGVAVVRGRTRSLVERFERRDLLNCSGDLATDSIAPAVLEADKTPAIIEGGTKISKTQPISANDVSTAESQSSRTEPASSCEGGITASPIPTRESTPTSIGIISGDQISRRESTFTPGRMIARNQNSRKESTFASDRIVTINRISRRESTSTSDRVITKNQITRNELTSISDGIISRNQHSRKEAAAANDMSGPNGLHTENQVSRRGFNSGNDRNVTNIESQISKDESISTNDGNLTESLMQTHDTFLSTLRSRLTKLQVVRHFWEKNDIKGSIGALRKLPDHSVQADVIGVLMEKMEILNLDLFSGLLPVLMGLLDSKMERHTNISLEMLLKLVAVFGPMIRSTVSARRSVGVDLHAEQRRECCNQCFMQLQKIQKLLPPLVRRGGTIARGAQELNLALQE, from the exons TGGTTCGTGGACTTACTGCACATAGATCTAATTGCACTGCTATGGAGTTTCATCCGTTTGGCGAGTTTTTTGCATCTGGTTCCATGGATACAAATTTGAAGATATGGGATATTAGAAAAAAGGGATGCATTCACACGTACAAGGGTCATACTCGAGGCATTAGTACGATTCAATTCACTCCTGATGGCCGTTGGGTAGTTTCTGGTGGATTTGATAATGTTGTAAAG GTGTGGGATCTTACTGCTGGAAAACTCTTGAATGAGTTCAAGTTTCACGAAGGACATATTCGCTCCATAGATTTCCATCCTCTCGAGTTCCTCCTCGCCACAG GTTCAGCGGATGGAACGGTAAAATTCTGGGACTTAGAAACTTTTGAACTGATCGGATCTTCGAGACCTGAG GCTACCGGGGTTTGCTCGATTACCTTTCACCCTGATGGGAAAACCCTTTTCTGTGGATTGGATGATGGTTTGAAG GTTTATTCATGGGAGCCAGTGGTTTGTCATGATTCTCTTGATATCAGATGGTCAACACTTGGTGACCTCTGCATCAATGAAGGCAAGCTTTTGGGGTTCTCGTACTATAGAAATTCTGTTGGAGTTTGGGGAGCAGATGTATCG CATATCGAGCCATATGGGCGAAACGACCATTCTGAGAAGAAATTTAATCTTGAGGGAAGTTATTCATCAGAGAAAGCAGGGAGCGGCATGAGATCAACTTTGGGATCACGGCCCCTATCTCTTGATTACGAGACCAAGGAAATAAAGAACATATATGTTGACA CAGCTGGCAGTAATACGATTGCTGCACCAAAAGACGGCTCTTTGAGTTCTACAGAAGTGGTACTTCCGTTGGACGCCGGTGAAATAAGTAATCCAGAAGCTGAGGAGCAGAGTCCTGGAACAGGAGTTAATGCTAAATCTAATGGACAATCAGGTAACAACCCTGTCGTGAAAGAGACTACAAATTCGGGAAAAGAATCTATCACCTTTTCAAGGACAAAACCAGGAATGTTGCTCAGACCCGTTCATGCTAGAAAACCATCGGTCAACAAGTTCGAGGTTGAAAAGCTATCAGCTGTGGTTGAATCTGGAAGGTTAGACACTGCAATGGATAAGAATTCTCGAACTAGTCTTGTATTGGAAGATGGAGCTAAAAAACCCTGTGATGAAAAGGATTCAAACATTGAAACCGTTACTGAGAAACCTGAAAAGATGTTATCACCGCAGACACCCTCTAATCAAGAAACTC GTAATGAATCACTCGATCACAACAAAGGCTCAAACTCCGTCAAATTTGTGAATGGAG TGGCTGTTGTTCGAGGAAGAACGCGTAGTCTGGTTGAGAGATTTGAACGAAGAGACTTATTAAACTGCAGTGGTGATCTGGCAACCGACAGTATAGCTCCTGCTGTACTTGAAGCAGATAAAACACCGGCCATAATC GAAGGAGGGACAAAAATATCTAAAACACAACCTATATCAGCCAATGATGTAAGTACTGCCGAAAGTCAAAGTTCTAGAACTGAACCAGCTTCTAGCTGCGAGGGAGGCATTACTGCAAGTCCGATTCCTACAAGGGAATCGACCCCTACTTCCATTGGGATCATTTCTGGAGATCAAATTTCTAGAAGGGAATCAACCTTCACTCCCGGTAGGATGATTGCTCGAAATCAGAATTCTAGAAAGGAATCAACCTTCGCCTCTGATAGGATTGTTACCATAAATCGAATTTCTAGAAGGGAATCAACCTCTACTTCTGATAGGGTCATTACGAAAAACCAAATTACTCGAAACGAATTGACTTCCATTTCTGATGGGATCATTTCTAGAAATCAACATTCTAGAAAGGAAGCTGCTGCTGCTAATGATATGAGTGGACCAAACGGTCTACATACTGAAAATCAAGTTTCTAGGAGGGGATTCAATTCCGGTAATGATCGGAATGTTACTAATATCGAAAGCCAAATTTCAAAGGACGAGTCGATATCTACTAATGACGGAAACCTGACCGAAAGTCTCATGCAAACGCATGATACATTCTTAAGTACTCTTCGGTCACGCTTGACAAAGTTACAG GTGGTGCGgcatttttgggaaaagaaTGACATTAAAGGTTCCATCGGTGCACTGCGTAAACTGCCAGATCATTCT GTGCAAGCTGATGTTATCGGTGTTCTCATGGAAAAAATGGAGATTCTCAACTTAGATCTGTTTTCCGGCTTGCTTCCCGTGCTTATGGGCCTATTAGATAGTAAAATGGAAag GCATACGAATATCTCATTGGAGATGCTCCTAAAGCTTGTAGCTGTTTTTGGTCCAATGATACGCTCAACTGTCTCAGCCCGACGTAGTGTCGGTGTTGATCTTCATGCTGAGCAGAG GCGAGAATGTTGCAATCAATGTTTTATGCAATTACAAAAGATTCAAAAACTTCTCCCACCACTCGTAAG GAGAGGCGGTACGATAGCGCGAGGTGCGCAGGAATTGAATCTGGCTCTTCAAGAATGA
- the LOC105772624 gene encoding katanin p80 WD40 repeat-containing subunit B1 homolog KTN80.1 isoform X2 — protein sequence MAKRGYKLQEFVAHTANVNCLSMGKKTRRLFITGGDDHKVNVWSIGKPTSLMSLCGHTSPVESLAFDLAEVFVLAGASTGVIKLWDLEETKMVRGLTAHRSNCTAMEFHPFGEFFASGSMDTNLKIWDIRKKGCIHTYKGHTRGISTIQFTPDGRWVVSGGFDNVVKVWDLTAGKLLNEFKFHEGHIRSIDFHPLEFLLATGSADGTVKFWDLETFELIGSSRPEATGVCSITFHPDGKTLFCGLDDGLKVYSWEPVVCHDSLDIRWSTLGDLCINEGKLLGFSYYRNSVGVWGADVSHIEPYGRNDHSEKKFNLEGSYSSEKAGSGMRSTLGSRPLSLDYETKEIKNIYVDTGSNTIAAPKDGSLSSTEVVLPLDAGEISNPEAEEQSPGTGVNAKSNGQSGNNPVVKETTNSGKESITFSRTKPGMLLRPVHARKPSVNKFEVEKLSAVVESGRLDTAMDKNSRTSLVLEDGAKKPCDEKDSNIETVTEKPEKMLSPQTPSNQETRNESLDHNKGSNSVKFVNGVAVVRGRTRSLVERFERRDLLNCSGDLATDSIAPAVLEADKTPAIIEGGTKISKTQPISANDVSTAESQSSRTEPASSCEGGITASPIPTRESTPTSIGIISGDQISRRESTFTPGRMIARNQNSRKESTFASDRIVTINRISRRESTSTSDRVITKNQITRNELTSISDGIISRNQHSRKEAAAANDMSGPNGLHTENQVSRRGFNSGNDRNVTNIESQISKDESISTNDGNLTESLMQTHDTFLSTLRSRLTKLQVVRHFWEKNDIKGSIGALRKLPDHSVQADVIGVLMEKMEILNLDLFSGLLPVLMGLLDSKMERHTNISLEMLLKLVAVFGPMIRSTVSARRSVGVDLHAEQRRECCNQCFMQLQKIQKLLPPLVRRGGTIARGAQELNLALQE from the exons TGGTTCGTGGACTTACTGCACATAGATCTAATTGCACTGCTATGGAGTTTCATCCGTTTGGCGAGTTTTTTGCATCTGGTTCCATGGATACAAATTTGAAGATATGGGATATTAGAAAAAAGGGATGCATTCACACGTACAAGGGTCATACTCGAGGCATTAGTACGATTCAATTCACTCCTGATGGCCGTTGGGTAGTTTCTGGTGGATTTGATAATGTTGTAAAG GTGTGGGATCTTACTGCTGGAAAACTCTTGAATGAGTTCAAGTTTCACGAAGGACATATTCGCTCCATAGATTTCCATCCTCTCGAGTTCCTCCTCGCCACAG GTTCAGCGGATGGAACGGTAAAATTCTGGGACTTAGAAACTTTTGAACTGATCGGATCTTCGAGACCTGAG GCTACCGGGGTTTGCTCGATTACCTTTCACCCTGATGGGAAAACCCTTTTCTGTGGATTGGATGATGGTTTGAAG GTTTATTCATGGGAGCCAGTGGTTTGTCATGATTCTCTTGATATCAGATGGTCAACACTTGGTGACCTCTGCATCAATGAAGGCAAGCTTTTGGGGTTCTCGTACTATAGAAATTCTGTTGGAGTTTGGGGAGCAGATGTATCG CATATCGAGCCATATGGGCGAAACGACCATTCTGAGAAGAAATTTAATCTTGAGGGAAGTTATTCATCAGAGAAAGCAGGGAGCGGCATGAGATCAACTTTGGGATCACGGCCCCTATCTCTTGATTACGAGACCAAGGAAATAAAGAACATATATGTTGACA CTGGCAGTAATACGATTGCTGCACCAAAAGACGGCTCTTTGAGTTCTACAGAAGTGGTACTTCCGTTGGACGCCGGTGAAATAAGTAATCCAGAAGCTGAGGAGCAGAGTCCTGGAACAGGAGTTAATGCTAAATCTAATGGACAATCAGGTAACAACCCTGTCGTGAAAGAGACTACAAATTCGGGAAAAGAATCTATCACCTTTTCAAGGACAAAACCAGGAATGTTGCTCAGACCCGTTCATGCTAGAAAACCATCGGTCAACAAGTTCGAGGTTGAAAAGCTATCAGCTGTGGTTGAATCTGGAAGGTTAGACACTGCAATGGATAAGAATTCTCGAACTAGTCTTGTATTGGAAGATGGAGCTAAAAAACCCTGTGATGAAAAGGATTCAAACATTGAAACCGTTACTGAGAAACCTGAAAAGATGTTATCACCGCAGACACCCTCTAATCAAGAAACTC GTAATGAATCACTCGATCACAACAAAGGCTCAAACTCCGTCAAATTTGTGAATGGAG TGGCTGTTGTTCGAGGAAGAACGCGTAGTCTGGTTGAGAGATTTGAACGAAGAGACTTATTAAACTGCAGTGGTGATCTGGCAACCGACAGTATAGCTCCTGCTGTACTTGAAGCAGATAAAACACCGGCCATAATC GAAGGAGGGACAAAAATATCTAAAACACAACCTATATCAGCCAATGATGTAAGTACTGCCGAAAGTCAAAGTTCTAGAACTGAACCAGCTTCTAGCTGCGAGGGAGGCATTACTGCAAGTCCGATTCCTACAAGGGAATCGACCCCTACTTCCATTGGGATCATTTCTGGAGATCAAATTTCTAGAAGGGAATCAACCTTCACTCCCGGTAGGATGATTGCTCGAAATCAGAATTCTAGAAAGGAATCAACCTTCGCCTCTGATAGGATTGTTACCATAAATCGAATTTCTAGAAGGGAATCAACCTCTACTTCTGATAGGGTCATTACGAAAAACCAAATTACTCGAAACGAATTGACTTCCATTTCTGATGGGATCATTTCTAGAAATCAACATTCTAGAAAGGAAGCTGCTGCTGCTAATGATATGAGTGGACCAAACGGTCTACATACTGAAAATCAAGTTTCTAGGAGGGGATTCAATTCCGGTAATGATCGGAATGTTACTAATATCGAAAGCCAAATTTCAAAGGACGAGTCGATATCTACTAATGACGGAAACCTGACCGAAAGTCTCATGCAAACGCATGATACATTCTTAAGTACTCTTCGGTCACGCTTGACAAAGTTACAG GTGGTGCGgcatttttgggaaaagaaTGACATTAAAGGTTCCATCGGTGCACTGCGTAAACTGCCAGATCATTCT GTGCAAGCTGATGTTATCGGTGTTCTCATGGAAAAAATGGAGATTCTCAACTTAGATCTGTTTTCCGGCTTGCTTCCCGTGCTTATGGGCCTATTAGATAGTAAAATGGAAag GCATACGAATATCTCATTGGAGATGCTCCTAAAGCTTGTAGCTGTTTTTGGTCCAATGATACGCTCAACTGTCTCAGCCCGACGTAGTGTCGGTGTTGATCTTCATGCTGAGCAGAG GCGAGAATGTTGCAATCAATGTTTTATGCAATTACAAAAGATTCAAAAACTTCTCCCACCACTCGTAAG GAGAGGCGGTACGATAGCGCGAGGTGCGCAGGAATTGAATCTGGCTCTTCAAGAATGA
- the LOC105772624 gene encoding katanin p80 WD40 repeat-containing subunit B1 homolog KTN80.1 isoform X3, giving the protein MEFHPFGEFFASGSMDTNLKIWDIRKKGCIHTYKGHTRGISTIQFTPDGRWVVSGGFDNVVKVWDLTAGKLLNEFKFHEGHIRSIDFHPLEFLLATGSADGTVKFWDLETFELIGSSRPEATGVCSITFHPDGKTLFCGLDDGLKVYSWEPVVCHDSLDIRWSTLGDLCINEGKLLGFSYYRNSVGVWGADVSHIEPYGRNDHSEKKFNLEGSYSSEKAGSGMRSTLGSRPLSLDYETKEIKNIYVDTAGSNTIAAPKDGSLSSTEVVLPLDAGEISNPEAEEQSPGTGVNAKSNGQSGNNPVVKETTNSGKESITFSRTKPGMLLRPVHARKPSVNKFEVEKLSAVVESGRLDTAMDKNSRTSLVLEDGAKKPCDEKDSNIETVTEKPEKMLSPQTPSNQETRNESLDHNKGSNSVKFVNGVAVVRGRTRSLVERFERRDLLNCSGDLATDSIAPAVLEADKTPAIIEGGTKISKTQPISANDVSTAESQSSRTEPASSCEGGITASPIPTRESTPTSIGIISGDQISRRESTFTPGRMIARNQNSRKESTFASDRIVTINRISRRESTSTSDRVITKNQITRNELTSISDGIISRNQHSRKEAAAANDMSGPNGLHTENQVSRRGFNSGNDRNVTNIESQISKDESISTNDGNLTESLMQTHDTFLSTLRSRLTKLQVVRHFWEKNDIKGSIGALRKLPDHSVQADVIGVLMEKMEILNLDLFSGLLPVLMGLLDSKMERHTNISLEMLLKLVAVFGPMIRSTVSARRSVGVDLHAEQRRECCNQCFMQLQKIQKLLPPLVRRGGTIARGAQELNLALQE; this is encoded by the exons ATGGAGTTTCATCCGTTTGGCGAGTTTTTTGCATCTGGTTCCATGGATACAAATTTGAAGATATGGGATATTAGAAAAAAGGGATGCATTCACACGTACAAGGGTCATACTCGAGGCATTAGTACGATTCAATTCACTCCTGATGGCCGTTGGGTAGTTTCTGGTGGATTTGATAATGTTGTAAAG GTGTGGGATCTTACTGCTGGAAAACTCTTGAATGAGTTCAAGTTTCACGAAGGACATATTCGCTCCATAGATTTCCATCCTCTCGAGTTCCTCCTCGCCACAG GTTCAGCGGATGGAACGGTAAAATTCTGGGACTTAGAAACTTTTGAACTGATCGGATCTTCGAGACCTGAG GCTACCGGGGTTTGCTCGATTACCTTTCACCCTGATGGGAAAACCCTTTTCTGTGGATTGGATGATGGTTTGAAG GTTTATTCATGGGAGCCAGTGGTTTGTCATGATTCTCTTGATATCAGATGGTCAACACTTGGTGACCTCTGCATCAATGAAGGCAAGCTTTTGGGGTTCTCGTACTATAGAAATTCTGTTGGAGTTTGGGGAGCAGATGTATCG CATATCGAGCCATATGGGCGAAACGACCATTCTGAGAAGAAATTTAATCTTGAGGGAAGTTATTCATCAGAGAAAGCAGGGAGCGGCATGAGATCAACTTTGGGATCACGGCCCCTATCTCTTGATTACGAGACCAAGGAAATAAAGAACATATATGTTGACA CAGCTGGCAGTAATACGATTGCTGCACCAAAAGACGGCTCTTTGAGTTCTACAGAAGTGGTACTTCCGTTGGACGCCGGTGAAATAAGTAATCCAGAAGCTGAGGAGCAGAGTCCTGGAACAGGAGTTAATGCTAAATCTAATGGACAATCAGGTAACAACCCTGTCGTGAAAGAGACTACAAATTCGGGAAAAGAATCTATCACCTTTTCAAGGACAAAACCAGGAATGTTGCTCAGACCCGTTCATGCTAGAAAACCATCGGTCAACAAGTTCGAGGTTGAAAAGCTATCAGCTGTGGTTGAATCTGGAAGGTTAGACACTGCAATGGATAAGAATTCTCGAACTAGTCTTGTATTGGAAGATGGAGCTAAAAAACCCTGTGATGAAAAGGATTCAAACATTGAAACCGTTACTGAGAAACCTGAAAAGATGTTATCACCGCAGACACCCTCTAATCAAGAAACTC GTAATGAATCACTCGATCACAACAAAGGCTCAAACTCCGTCAAATTTGTGAATGGAG TGGCTGTTGTTCGAGGAAGAACGCGTAGTCTGGTTGAGAGATTTGAACGAAGAGACTTATTAAACTGCAGTGGTGATCTGGCAACCGACAGTATAGCTCCTGCTGTACTTGAAGCAGATAAAACACCGGCCATAATC GAAGGAGGGACAAAAATATCTAAAACACAACCTATATCAGCCAATGATGTAAGTACTGCCGAAAGTCAAAGTTCTAGAACTGAACCAGCTTCTAGCTGCGAGGGAGGCATTACTGCAAGTCCGATTCCTACAAGGGAATCGACCCCTACTTCCATTGGGATCATTTCTGGAGATCAAATTTCTAGAAGGGAATCAACCTTCACTCCCGGTAGGATGATTGCTCGAAATCAGAATTCTAGAAAGGAATCAACCTTCGCCTCTGATAGGATTGTTACCATAAATCGAATTTCTAGAAGGGAATCAACCTCTACTTCTGATAGGGTCATTACGAAAAACCAAATTACTCGAAACGAATTGACTTCCATTTCTGATGGGATCATTTCTAGAAATCAACATTCTAGAAAGGAAGCTGCTGCTGCTAATGATATGAGTGGACCAAACGGTCTACATACTGAAAATCAAGTTTCTAGGAGGGGATTCAATTCCGGTAATGATCGGAATGTTACTAATATCGAAAGCCAAATTTCAAAGGACGAGTCGATATCTACTAATGACGGAAACCTGACCGAAAGTCTCATGCAAACGCATGATACATTCTTAAGTACTCTTCGGTCACGCTTGACAAAGTTACAG GTGGTGCGgcatttttgggaaaagaaTGACATTAAAGGTTCCATCGGTGCACTGCGTAAACTGCCAGATCATTCT GTGCAAGCTGATGTTATCGGTGTTCTCATGGAAAAAATGGAGATTCTCAACTTAGATCTGTTTTCCGGCTTGCTTCCCGTGCTTATGGGCCTATTAGATAGTAAAATGGAAag GCATACGAATATCTCATTGGAGATGCTCCTAAAGCTTGTAGCTGTTTTTGGTCCAATGATACGCTCAACTGTCTCAGCCCGACGTAGTGTCGGTGTTGATCTTCATGCTGAGCAGAG GCGAGAATGTTGCAATCAATGTTTTATGCAATTACAAAAGATTCAAAAACTTCTCCCACCACTCGTAAG GAGAGGCGGTACGATAGCGCGAGGTGCGCAGGAATTGAATCTGGCTCTTCAAGAATGA